One window from the genome of Sesamum indicum cultivar Zhongzhi No. 13 linkage group LG15, S_indicum_v1.0, whole genome shotgun sequence encodes:
- the LOC105177572 gene encoding mediator of RNA polymerase II transcription subunit 18 isoform X2 has product MECVVQGIIETKHVEALEILLQGLSGVHRESLRIHELCLKSVPNLGLVSSEVRLLCDLEQPEPAWTVRHIGGAMRGAGAEQISVLVRTMAESKRGAQITVTVSSINKMLKLHATDDAVPVTPGIQLVEVTAPASSENYTEVVAAVSSFCEYLAPLLHLSKPGVSTGVVPTAAAAAASLMSDGGGTAL; this is encoded by the exons ATGGAGTGTGTTGTTCAGGGAATTATAGAGACTAAG CATGTGGAGGCCCTGGAGATTCTTCTTCAAGGACTTTCTGGCGTTCATAGAGAGAGTCTGAGAATTCATGAGTTATGCTTGAAAAGTGTCCCAAACCTTG GATTAGTATCATCTGAAGTTCGACTTCTATGTGATCTTGAGCAGCCTGAACCCGCATG GACTGTCCGCCACATTGGTGGTGCGATGCGGGGTGCTGGTGCTGAGCAAATATCAGTGCTGGTAAGGACTATGGCAGAAAGTAAA AGAGGTGCTCAGATAACAGTGACAGTGtcttcaattaataaaatgctGAAACTGCATGCAACTGACGATGCAGTGCCAGTAACACCAGGTATACAGCTGGTTGAAGTGACAGCCCCTGCATCGTCTGAGAACTACACGGAAGTTGTTGCAGCTGTGTCATCTTTTTGTGAATATCTTGCACC GTTACTCCATCTATCAAAACCCGGTGTCTCAACAGGAGTTGTTCCCACTGCTGCTGCAGCTGCTGCATCGCTGATGTCAGATGGCGGAGGAACAGCACTTTAG
- the LOC105177572 gene encoding mediator of RNA polymerase II transcription subunit 18 isoform X1: MECVVQGIIETKHVEALEILLQGLSGVHRESLRIHELCLKSVPNLGLVSSEVRLLCDLEQPEPAWTVRHIGGAMRGAGAEQISVLVRTMAESKVSKNALRLFYALGYKLDHELLRVGSAFHFQRGAQITVTVSSINKMLKLHATDDAVPVTPGIQLVEVTAPASSENYTEVVAAVSSFCEYLAPLLHLSKPGVSTGVVPTAAAAAASLMSDGGGTAL, from the exons ATGGAGTGTGTTGTTCAGGGAATTATAGAGACTAAG CATGTGGAGGCCCTGGAGATTCTTCTTCAAGGACTTTCTGGCGTTCATAGAGAGAGTCTGAGAATTCATGAGTTATGCTTGAAAAGTGTCCCAAACCTTG GATTAGTATCATCTGAAGTTCGACTTCTATGTGATCTTGAGCAGCCTGAACCCGCATG GACTGTCCGCCACATTGGTGGTGCGATGCGGGGTGCTGGTGCTGAGCAAATATCAGTGCTGGTAAGGACTATGGCAGAAAGTAAAGTAAGCAAAAATGCACTTCGCTTATTTTATGCTCTTGGATACAAGTTAGACCATGAACTGCTGAGGGTGGGATCTGCCTTCCATTTCCAGAGAGGTGCTCAGATAACAGTGACAGTGtcttcaattaataaaatgctGAAACTGCATGCAACTGACGATGCAGTGCCAGTAACACCAGGTATACAGCTGGTTGAAGTGACAGCCCCTGCATCGTCTGAGAACTACACGGAAGTTGTTGCAGCTGTGTCATCTTTTTGTGAATATCTTGCACC GTTACTCCATCTATCAAAACCCGGTGTCTCAACAGGAGTTGTTCCCACTGCTGCTGCAGCTGCTGCATCGCTGATGTCAGATGGCGGAGGAACAGCACTTTAG
- the LOC105177573 gene encoding protein NSP-INTERACTING KINASE 1-like isoform X2 — protein sequence MEMRRREMEAALWVITFLCFWSSAIGLLSPKGVNFEVQALMGIKAGLRDPHGVLDNWDGDAVDPCSWTMVTCSSESLVIGLGSPSQNLSGTLSPSIGNLTNLQIILLQNNNITGPIPVELGRLSKLQTLDLSNNLFIGSIPPALGHLKSLQYMRLNNNSLSGEIPLSLTNMTQLSLVDLSYNNLSGPVPRFPSKTFNIIGNPLICETGSEPQCNGGITLMPMSMTLNTSETALASAKSKHRKLAIAFGTSISSICLLVLGFGLFLWRRHRHKQQNFFDVNDRQHEEVSLGNLRRFQLRELQLATNNFSSKNILGKGGFGNVYKGYLPDGTAVAVKRLKDGSTAGGEKQFQTEVEMISLAVHRNLLRLYGFCMTATEKLLVYPYMSNGSVASRLKSKPVLDWGTRKRIALGAARGLLYLHEQCDPKIIHRDVKAANILLDDYCEAVVGDFGLAKLLDHQDSHVTTAVRGTVGHIAPEYLSTGQSSEKTDVFGFGILLLELITGQRALQFGKSANQKGAVLDWVKKLHQEKKLEDLVDKDLKNNYDRIELEEMVQVALLCTQYLPGLRPKMSEVVRMLEGDGLAERWEASQRLESNKLKTQELSSSERYSDLTDDSSLLAQAIELSGPR from the exons ATGGAaatgagaagaagagagaTGGAAGCGGCACTTTGGGTCATCACATTTCTATGCTTTTGGAGCTCTGCGATAGGTTTGCTTTCTCCCAAAGGTGTAAACTTTGAAG TGCAAGCTTTAATGGGCATAAAAGCTGGTTTGAGGGATCCTCATGGGGTTCTTGACAATTGGGATGGGGATGCTGTTGATCCATGTAGCTGGACTATGGTCACTTGTTCTTCTGAGAGTCTTGTTATTGGCCT AGGGAGTCCTAGTCAGAATTTATCTGGTACTCTATCTCCAAGCATTGGGAATTTGACGAATCTTCAGATAAT ACTGTTGCAGAACAACAACATAACAGGACCAATCCCAGTTGAACTTGGGAGGCTGTCAAAGCTTCAAACACTTGATCTTTCAAATAACCTCTTCATTGGCAGCATTCCTCCTGCCTTAGGCCACTTGAAAAGTCTCCAGTACAT GAGGCTAAACAATAACAGTCTCTCTGGAGAGATTCCATTGTCACTAACCAACATGACACAGCTTTCTCTTGT GGACTTGTCTTACAACAACTTGAGTGGACCTGTACCTAGATTCCCTTCCAAGACATTTAA TATCATTGGAAACCCCTTAATATGTGAGACGGGATCCGAGCCACAATGTAACGGTGGCATAACATTGATGCCAATGTCCATGACCTTGAACACTTCAGAGA CTGCTCTTGCTTCGGCCAAATCAAAACATCGCAAGCTTGCCATTGCATTTGGAACAAGCATCAGTAGCATCTGTCTACTTGTCCTCGGATTTGGGCTGTTTTTATGGAGAAGACATAGGCATAAGCAACAAAACTTCTTTGACGTCAATG ATCGTCAACACGAGGAAGTCTCCCTTGGAAACTTAAGGAGGTTCCAGTTAAGGGAACTGCAGCTTGCAACCAACAATTTTAGCAGCAAAAACATCTTAGGCAAAGGCGGGTTTGGAAATGTCTACAAGGGCTATCTCCCAGACGGGACAGCTGTGGCTGTCAAGAGGCTTAAAGACGGTAGCACGGCCGGTGGGGAGAAACAATTCCAGACGGAAGTTGAGATGATCAGCCTAGCTGTTCATCGCAACCTTCTAAGACTATATGGTTTCTGTATGACGGCAACTGAGAAGCTTTTAGTCTACCCCTACATGTCGAACGGAAGTGTTGCTTCGCGTCTCAAAT CAAAACCAGTCTTGGACTGGGGCACACGAAAACGAATTGCGTTAGGAGCGGCAAGGGGGCTGTTATATCTCCATGAGCAGTGTGATCCAAAGATAATTCACCGAGACGTCAAGGCTGCAAATATACTTCTTGATGACTACTGTGAGGCAGTGGTAGGAGATTTCGGGTTGGCGAAGCTGTTAGATCACCAAGATTCTCATGTAACGACTGCTGTTCGTGGGACAGTGGGGCATATAGCCCCGGAATATCTATCTACAGGCCAGTCTTCTGAAAAGACAGATGTGTTCGGATTTGGGATCCTTCTGCTTGAACTCATCACGGGACAACGAGCATTACAATTTGGCAAGTCAGCAAATCAAAAAGGGGCAGTTCTTGATTGG GTGAAGAAACTCCACCAAGAGAAGAAATTAGAGGATCTCGTCGACAAAGATTTGAAAAACAACTATGACAGAATAGAACTAGAGGAGATGGTCCAAGTGGCTCTCTTGTGCACACAATATCTTCCCGGCCTGAGGCCGAAAATGTCTGAAGTGGTTAGAATGCTCGAAGGAGATGGACTAGCAGAGAGGTGGGAAGCATCACAGAGACTAGAGTCAAACAAGCTGAAAACACAGGAGCTCTCGTCATCCGAACGATATTCAGACCTCACCGATGATTCTTCGTTGCTGGCACAAGCCATAGAACTGTCTGGTCCAAGGTGA
- the LOC105177573 gene encoding protein NSP-INTERACTING KINASE 1-like isoform X1 yields the protein MEMRRREMEAALWVITFLCFWSSAIGLLSPKGVNFEVQALMGIKAGLRDPHGVLDNWDGDAVDPCSWTMVTCSSESLVIGLGSPSQNLSGTLSPSIGNLTNLQIIFSCRLLQNNNITGPIPVELGRLSKLQTLDLSNNLFIGSIPPALGHLKSLQYMRLNNNSLSGEIPLSLTNMTQLSLVDLSYNNLSGPVPRFPSKTFNIIGNPLICETGSEPQCNGGITLMPMSMTLNTSETALASAKSKHRKLAIAFGTSISSICLLVLGFGLFLWRRHRHKQQNFFDVNDRQHEEVSLGNLRRFQLRELQLATNNFSSKNILGKGGFGNVYKGYLPDGTAVAVKRLKDGSTAGGEKQFQTEVEMISLAVHRNLLRLYGFCMTATEKLLVYPYMSNGSVASRLKSKPVLDWGTRKRIALGAARGLLYLHEQCDPKIIHRDVKAANILLDDYCEAVVGDFGLAKLLDHQDSHVTTAVRGTVGHIAPEYLSTGQSSEKTDVFGFGILLLELITGQRALQFGKSANQKGAVLDWVKKLHQEKKLEDLVDKDLKNNYDRIELEEMVQVALLCTQYLPGLRPKMSEVVRMLEGDGLAERWEASQRLESNKLKTQELSSSERYSDLTDDSSLLAQAIELSGPR from the exons ATGGAaatgagaagaagagagaTGGAAGCGGCACTTTGGGTCATCACATTTCTATGCTTTTGGAGCTCTGCGATAGGTTTGCTTTCTCCCAAAGGTGTAAACTTTGAAG TGCAAGCTTTAATGGGCATAAAAGCTGGTTTGAGGGATCCTCATGGGGTTCTTGACAATTGGGATGGGGATGCTGTTGATCCATGTAGCTGGACTATGGTCACTTGTTCTTCTGAGAGTCTTGTTATTGGCCT AGGGAGTCCTAGTCAGAATTTATCTGGTACTCTATCTCCAAGCATTGGGAATTTGACGAATCTTCAGATAAT ATTTTCTTGCAGACTGTTGCAGAACAACAACATAACAGGACCAATCCCAGTTGAACTTGGGAGGCTGTCAAAGCTTCAAACACTTGATCTTTCAAATAACCTCTTCATTGGCAGCATTCCTCCTGCCTTAGGCCACTTGAAAAGTCTCCAGTACAT GAGGCTAAACAATAACAGTCTCTCTGGAGAGATTCCATTGTCACTAACCAACATGACACAGCTTTCTCTTGT GGACTTGTCTTACAACAACTTGAGTGGACCTGTACCTAGATTCCCTTCCAAGACATTTAA TATCATTGGAAACCCCTTAATATGTGAGACGGGATCCGAGCCACAATGTAACGGTGGCATAACATTGATGCCAATGTCCATGACCTTGAACACTTCAGAGA CTGCTCTTGCTTCGGCCAAATCAAAACATCGCAAGCTTGCCATTGCATTTGGAACAAGCATCAGTAGCATCTGTCTACTTGTCCTCGGATTTGGGCTGTTTTTATGGAGAAGACATAGGCATAAGCAACAAAACTTCTTTGACGTCAATG ATCGTCAACACGAGGAAGTCTCCCTTGGAAACTTAAGGAGGTTCCAGTTAAGGGAACTGCAGCTTGCAACCAACAATTTTAGCAGCAAAAACATCTTAGGCAAAGGCGGGTTTGGAAATGTCTACAAGGGCTATCTCCCAGACGGGACAGCTGTGGCTGTCAAGAGGCTTAAAGACGGTAGCACGGCCGGTGGGGAGAAACAATTCCAGACGGAAGTTGAGATGATCAGCCTAGCTGTTCATCGCAACCTTCTAAGACTATATGGTTTCTGTATGACGGCAACTGAGAAGCTTTTAGTCTACCCCTACATGTCGAACGGAAGTGTTGCTTCGCGTCTCAAAT CAAAACCAGTCTTGGACTGGGGCACACGAAAACGAATTGCGTTAGGAGCGGCAAGGGGGCTGTTATATCTCCATGAGCAGTGTGATCCAAAGATAATTCACCGAGACGTCAAGGCTGCAAATATACTTCTTGATGACTACTGTGAGGCAGTGGTAGGAGATTTCGGGTTGGCGAAGCTGTTAGATCACCAAGATTCTCATGTAACGACTGCTGTTCGTGGGACAGTGGGGCATATAGCCCCGGAATATCTATCTACAGGCCAGTCTTCTGAAAAGACAGATGTGTTCGGATTTGGGATCCTTCTGCTTGAACTCATCACGGGACAACGAGCATTACAATTTGGCAAGTCAGCAAATCAAAAAGGGGCAGTTCTTGATTGG GTGAAGAAACTCCACCAAGAGAAGAAATTAGAGGATCTCGTCGACAAAGATTTGAAAAACAACTATGACAGAATAGAACTAGAGGAGATGGTCCAAGTGGCTCTCTTGTGCACACAATATCTTCCCGGCCTGAGGCCGAAAATGTCTGAAGTGGTTAGAATGCTCGAAGGAGATGGACTAGCAGAGAGGTGGGAAGCATCACAGAGACTAGAGTCAAACAAGCTGAAAACACAGGAGCTCTCGTCATCCGAACGATATTCAGACCTCACCGATGATTCTTCGTTGCTGGCACAAGCCATAGAACTGTCTGGTCCAAGGTGA
- the LOC105177574 gene encoding pentatricopeptide repeat-containing protein At3g02490, mitochondrial, with protein sequence MRNQLLRLLLLRSHPSSQPRISQVHHLCSFTSPLLHPRAPSVTLEPFALPRHFASSPELAVEPPKPPSDQAIFFRDIFAEPGKSNDEIKLDLDRKNIVVTHDLILSVLKNSDTAPDVAKRIFDWVLESQGEKLSSKSYNLMLGILGGNGFVKETWDMIAIMKKKGYGVLKGAFTRISEKFEKDGLTDDVEKLKDLYARGSASCEKNYASGENGFEEVCSKVSKIIRREVWGEDVEKQLQELDVEFSSDLVARVLENLEMEPNKALIFFRWVQESGSFKHDQRSFNAIARVLSKEEHTQKFWRVVNEMRSEGHDMERETYINILERFVKRKMLQDAVDLYEFSMLGGNKPSVLDCTFLLKKIVVGKELDMDLFFKVMQVFKANGNVLTNANLDAIIKSLTSVGRMTECNRILAAMEEAGYVPTGSSRSNIAFKLSRGGKTKEATELMEKMVASEHSSDYSTWMSLIKGYCVARDLDEACNSFKEMVDKEGASSAGPALDLLVGTYCRKNRPLDAYNFLVEMVTGRGLSPWHTTYKALTSKLLAKKHFKQALGVMDMMKDQGYPPDLDSFVGYLSRTGCVEDAVIFSQTMTSKRFPATSVFLRLFEAYLKAGRRTEAQDFLSRCPRYIRNHADVLNLFCSTQSGVTRTAAVAV encoded by the coding sequence ATGAGAAATCAACTGCTGCGGTTGCTTCTCCTGCGGTCTCACCCTTCATCTCAGCCCCGCATTTCTCAGGTACACCATCTTTGCTCCTTCACTTCCCCACTTCTCCACCCGCGCGCACCTAGCGTGACTCTTGAACCCTTTGCCTTACCTCGTCATTTTGCGTCGTCGCCTGAGCTCGCCGTTGAGCCGCCCAAACCCCCATCCGATCAAGCTATCTTTTTTCGTGATATTTTTGCTGAACCTGGAAAATCTAATGACGAGATTAAGCTGGATTTAGATCGTAAGAATATTGTTGTTACTCATGATttgattttgagtgttttgaaaaattccgATACTGCACCTGATGTTGCTAAGCGGATTTTTGATTGGGTTTTGGAGAGTCAAGGCGAGAAATTGAGTTCCAAGTCTTATAATTTGATGCTTGGTATTTTGGGCGGTAATGGGTTTGTGAAGGAGACTTGGGATATGATTGCgattatgaaaaagaaaggataTGGTGTGTTGAAGGGTGCATTTACTAGAATATCTGAGAAGTTCGAGAAAGATGGATTGACTGATGATGTTGAGAAGCTGAAGGATTTATATGCTCGGGGCTCGGCGAGTTGtgagaaaaattatgcaaGTGGGGAGAATGGCTTTGAAGAGGTCTGTTCTAAGGTTAGTAAAATCATTAGGAGAGAAGTATGGGGAGAGGATGTGGAGAAACAGTTGCAGGAATTGGATGTTGAGTTCTCTAGTGATCTGGTTGCAAGGGTGTTGGAGAATCTTGAAATGGAGCCCAATAAAGCACTGATTTTCTTTAGGTGGGTTCAGGAGAGTGGTTCATTTAAGCATGATCAGCGATCTTTTAATGCAATAGCCAGAGTGTTGAGTAAAGAGGAGCACACTCAGAAGTTTTGGAGGGTTGTTAATGAAATGAGAAGTGAAGGGCATGATATGGAGAGAGAGACCTACATTAACATTTTGGAGCGGTTTGTTAAGCGGAAAATGCTTCAGGACGCTGTGGATTTGTATGAATTTTCCATGCTTGGTGGAAATAAGCCTTCAGTGCTGGACTGCACCTTCCTTCTGAAGAAAATAGTGGTTGGCAAGGAGCTGGACATGGACTtgttttttaaagttatgCAGGTCTTTAAGGCCAATGGAAATGTATTGACTAATGCTAACCTTGATGCCATTATCAAGTCTTTAACTAGTGTTGGGAGGATGACAGAGTGCAATAGAATATTGGCAGCAATGGAGGAGGCTGGTTATGTACCTACTGGTTCTTCACGAAGTAATATTGCCTTTAAGCTTAGTAGAGGTGGAAAAACAAAGGAGGCAACAGAGTTAATGGAAAAGATGGTGGCTTCTGAGCATAGTTCAGATTACAGCACTTGGATGTCTTTAATTAAAGGATATTGTGTGGCTCGTGATCTGGATGAAGCCTGTAATAGTTTCAAAGAGATGGTTGACAAAGAAGGGGCATCTTCTGCTGGGCCTGCTTTAGATTTGTTGGTTGGTACATATTGTCGGAAAAACAGACCATTGGATGCATACAACTTTCTTGTGGAGATGGTCACTGGTAGAGGCTTAAGTCCTTGGCACACCACTTACAAAGCATTGACAAGCAAGCTGTTAGCAAAAAAACATTTCAAACAAGCACTAGGTGTTATGGATATGATGAAGGACCAAGGTTACCCTCCAGACTTGGATTCCTTTGTTGGGTATCTCTCAAGAACTGGTTGTGTTGAAGATGCTGTTATATTTTCACAAACAATGACATCGAAAAGATTTCCAGCAACATCCGTGTTTCTCCGGTTGTTTGAGGCATATCTTAAAGCTGGAAGGCGAACTGAGGCCCAGGACTTTCTCTCAAGATGCCCAAGATACATCAGAAATCATGCAGATGTTTTGAATCTATTTTGTTCCACACAATCTGGTGTAACCAGGACTGCAGCTGTTGCTGTGTAG
- the LOC105177575 gene encoding stress-induced protein KIN2, giving the protein MDNSNSMSYQAGQAKGQAQEKGSQMMEKAGNAAQSTMDSMQQAGQQMQAKAQGAAEAVKDATGMKK; this is encoded by the exons ATGGATAACTCCAACAGCATGAGCTACCAAGCTGGGCAGGCCAAGGGCCAAGCCCAG GAAAAGGGTAGCCAGATGATGGAGAAGGCTGGAAATGCTGCTCAATCCACCATGGATTCAATGCAGCAG GCTGGGCAGCAGATGCAGGCCAAGGCACAAGGTGCAGCTGAGGCTGTGAAGGATGCAACCGGCATGAAGAAATGA